The following DNA comes from Brassica oleracea var. oleracea cultivar TO1000 chromosome C5, BOL, whole genome shotgun sequence.
TTCAACACGCAGCCGCAGAGTTACTGACCTCTCTACTTGAATCGCAACGTTTCCAAGAAGAGATTGCGACCAAGGATCTCATTGTTCCTCTTGTGAAGCTTGCCGGGATCCGAGTAAGAAATTTACAAGAGACAGCTTTAATGGGTTTGGAGAAATCGTCAATTACATGGACTAAAGAAGTAGCTGACGCCGAAGGGATCCAAGAGCTCTCAAAAGTTATTATCGACGAAGATCCTCAGCTTCCTGTATCTCTATGGGAATCAGCAGCTTTCATATTAAGCAATATTCTCAGATTCAATCCAGAACACTATTACTTTACAGTACCTGTATCAGTTCTCACAAAAATGCTCTTCTCAACAGCCGAGAGCACAGTGATCTTAGCCATAGACGCATTGATCATCCACGAGAAGAAAGACTCGTCAAGTGTTGTAGAAATGTCTGAATCTGGTGCGCTCGACGCATTACTTGATCTGCTAAGATCACACCATTGCCAAGAACTCTCTGCAAGATTAGTCGAACTGATATTACGCAATCCAAAGGTCAGGGAGACAAAACTCTGCAAGCTTGTAATAACTCCTTTGTCAGAGTACATACTAGACATAGAGACAAGATCAGAATCCGCAAAGCTCCTAGTGGCTATGGCTCTCAGAGACATCTCTCAATACGAAGGAATCGCTAAAGCCACGGACTCGGCCTTAGCGTGCCGCGCACTAATCAGCTTGATCGTGGAAGAACCAAGCGAAGAGATGCAAATGGTTGTGATGTGTGGGTTAGGGAACTTTGCAATGTACAGTAGAACGAGCAGAAAAGCTATGGCAGAAGCTGGTGGTGTGGGTTTGGTTCAAGAGATGCTTAGATCATCTAATCCACAAGTTTCTACTCAAGCAGCTCTAATGATCAGATCTCTCTTCTCTAATCATACACTTCAAGAGTATGTCTCCTGTGAAATCATCAAATCTTTAACCGGTAAGCTTGCAAATCGAGATCTTTCCGTTTTGGTTTTGAAATCAAAGACACTGTTAGTGTTAACTCACCTTCCATTGCAGCTGCGATGGAGAGGGAGTTATGGACGACTGCGATGATAAACGTGGAAGTGGTGAGAACGCTAAACGCAGTTCTGACGACGTTTCCCAAACTCCGATCATCGGAGGCGGCAACCGCATGTATCCCTCACTTAATCGGAGCTTTGAAATCCGGCGATAAAGAAGCAAGAGACTCGGCGTTAGACACGATCCACACGCTGAGACAGTCGTGGAGAACGATGCCGACGGAGACGGCGAGGTCTCAGGCGGTTTTAGCAGCGGAGGCGATTCCGATGCTGCAACTGATGATGAAATCGAAATCTCCCGAGCGAAGCTTCCACGAGAGAGGGAACAGTCTCTTGAATTGTTTGCCGGGAAGTTTAACGGTGGCAATCAAACGCGGAGATAATCTGAAACGCTCTATGGGTAACACAAACGCGTTTTGTAGCTTAATCATGGATAATTGCCCCAAAAAGAAAACCAAGGTACCTTCGGTTTGTTTCGATTAAATTTGATTTTATTTGATACAGGTTAAAAACTAGATTCTAACCGGAACCGGTTCAGGTTGTGAAACGCACCAGCTCACCGGTTTGGAAGGAATCTTTCACATGGGACTTTGCTGTTCCTCCTAGAGGACAGTTTCTAGAAATCGTATGCAAATCAAACAACATTTTCCGCGACGTATGTTTCTGATTTTCTAAAATTTTCACTATAAATAATTTTTTTTAGAATCTTTAGCTAATGGTGTTTTCAAAATCACAGAAAAATTTGGGGAAGGTGAGGATCCCAATTGATAAAGTGCTGACAGAAGGGAGTTACAGTGGAAGTTTTAGCCTAAGTGACGAAAGCAAGAAAGATGATGGTTCGAACAGAAGTCTAGACGTCGAGATTATTTGGTCGAATCAGACATTTTAATATCCCTTTGAAGTGTTTTAATTATCTACGCAACTTAATGTGTCAATTTGTGATTAAATATTTTATGTAAAAATATTAAACTATGAAATTATTTAATTTGGTGATTCTTTAATATCCCCTATATATTATTTGAGGATTTGTTTTTTAAAAAATATACTCCCACCGTATCAGTTTAACTGGTGTTTAAGGATTTTGATTTTGTTTCAAAATAATTGATGTTCTCACAACTCTAGGTAAAATTTAATGTCATTTGAAATTTTTGACCAATTATAAAATACTACATTTTTTTATTGGTTGAATTAATTTTATTTAATATTATTTTATATAGCAACTTTAAACACCTCTTAAAATGATATAGATAAAGTATAACTTTTTATTTTATATTAATTACAATTTAATCTTGCTAAAATGACTTTGTTATAAGGTTTATATGCTTACGTGGCTCACCAAGAATGATTATCAGTGTGCCATATAAACCACCCTTTTTCACCTAGAAAAATTACATTATTGTCACACCTATTAATTTACTTTGATCCACTAACCATATCCCTTTTATATTATTTGAGAAGCACTATCTATCTATACTAATAAATCAGAGTTTTCTCTCACCTCCTGCAGCCACATCATCAGTAAGGAGGGGGCTTTTTTGGACACGTGTCTTGCTACTTTTTTTGATTTTTTTGTCGTGTTTTGTTTGAACGTAAAGGACCATTTGTTTATCCAGGACAGTTTCCATTTGTTTTGGTTGGTAGAGCCCACCCCTTGGCCCACAGTCTCTATCATCTCCCCAAAGACACATCGTCTTCAACCCGTCTCTCATAGAAAACCTATTGTTATCTCTTTTACATTCTCTTCTCTAATAAACAACCCCATCAACAATCAAACGGCACAAACACTTTCGACTTCCCCAGATTCCCTTATATATGCTTCAGTTTTCTTGCTTCTCATTGAATGTATAGATCTTATTGTCTCATCGGTGTTTGCAATTTTTAGTTTTATTCTTCCTGGGTTCTGTATGCAGCAAAAGAGCTCTGGAAATGGGAAATTCACGTGTGAAGATACTGAAGAACAAAAAAAATTCATATTAAACAACTGCCACAAGAATCAGATTAGTTGCTCCAATCTGGGCATACCCCCTACTGCTATAATTCAGGTAACAAGAAGAATATAAAGAGTTTTGTTATTTTTGGTCGATTAAACAGGGTCAGACCCAATTAACTCACTAATCACCCATCAGTTCTTCCCGGAGCTGGAATCTAGCGTCAACGACAACTGTGTTGGAGATGGACGTGATGGTGTTGGGTTGGGCTTTCCTGAGACTCACAGGTTTGGTGTAAAGTTTTGTCATTCGGAGGGAATGACCGGATCATCGGGGGTAAAGCCGCTGCTGTGGTGGAGCCGTTAAAGAATTGCCGATGTTGTTGACCACGTTCAAGGAATTTTCAGTATAGAGGTATTACGTTTTCTTCAGACTACTGAATCAATGTGGGGTGTCTTATGTGCAAGTGTTGCAGTTTCTTTTGTAACATTTGCTTACATTGGTTGTATTCGTGCAGAGATAAGGAGGATTTCCAGTTTCTTTGGTCTTGATAGATATGAGAATGGTAGTGCATTTAGATCGCTTGGCTAGCCGACAAGTGGAAAGCTTAATTTTGACAGACTGTCAATGATGCAAGCACAGGTAATGCATCATATATTAGACTCATGTTGAACATTGATGGTGCTGCTAGGAATTCTAAAACCAAAAGTGGTTTTCGTAATTATATTGTTTGTTCTTTTAATTCAGAAAAATTCTAAAACAAAGCTTCTTCATTTCATGCTCCTGCTTCAGTTGGCTGCGTTTAGATTTCAATATTGGAAAATTTTCCAAGCCTAAGTTATCTATGTTTTAGGCAAATATGATATAAGTGAGTTGATCTTGAATTAAATGAACTCAACCTGCCAGTATAATTTTGTTGGCAGGATTCTCAGGCCAGGTGGAAACCATCTTCAAGGAGTTGAGCTAGCAACACACTGCTGGATGTTTGTTAGAGGGTGAGGATCTCTGTAATATACTATCTACGTATGGTTCACATTGTTTATTGATTCTCTGAAATTGTTTATTGATTCTCTGAAATGTCTATTTCATCATTGTTTTTCCACTGCAGTGTAGATGACTTCCAACAGTTCAATACCATATTCTCATATGGTAACTAGCCAAGCGGCTCTATAGCCATGTATAAAAAAACGCCTTCTAGCTAAGGTTGTACCAGTTGCTCAGATGGGAGTTTTACATAGGGTCGTCATTCCTTATCCCTTCTTTCACATTAAGTGGTTTCAAACGAACAGCAACACAAAACTTCTCTTCCCTCCCGGAAGATCCTTGCATCTGATCCTCTCCAGCAGCCATTTTAATCCCTCAGCTCCCTTCCATCATCCTAGCACAAGAGAAACCAAGAAGAAAACAAATCAATGTCATACATATACAAAGGAAGAGAAAGAATTATGAGTTATGAGACAGCTCAGTCATTCATTGTAGATTATTTTCTTTTACAGGTGAGCAAGAAGATGGGAATCTCATATTTGGTAATTTAACTGCTGTAGAAATATTTGTATTTCATCAATCAATCGTAGTTGAACATATTAGCTTAAGAACTTTTGGTTTATTCCTTATGTTTCTCTGAAATTCAGTGTGGAAAAATGTCTACTTATGTCATTTTCACGTTTTCAAATTATTCATTATTTTGTATTATGTTGTTGAATAATGTTATTATATAACACGATAATCTTTTGTGTTATTTTTCTGAATAGATGAACTTTATACTGCTCGGTATGTTTCTTTATTTTTGTAAAAATGCTCAGTATATTTCTTCTCTCTTCAATTAAAAGAAAAGGAATGAAGCAACACATATAGTTAACTCTTTTAATATATCAAATGCCTTTATTTTCCTATATAGAGCATATGATAGAGCTGCTATTAGGAGTAGAAGCTGATTAGTATTAAACATCAACTATCATGATGATGACTTGAAGAAGCAGGTAACTCTTCCAAACAAAAAAAAATTATACACTTTGTATATGTCTAACTAAGCATTAATTAAAAAGTTAAGGAAGTAAAGAGTTCGTCCACGTACTTCGCCGACGACGCACATCTTCCGAGTTTTGAAGTAAAGAGTTGTCACTTTAGACAAGTGCGGTTTGGAAAATGATCTTTAAACTGCGTTTGTGTTTTTTTATTCTTTGTCAGCAGTCCATTTTGTTAGATCAAATGATAGTCGAGGTTAAGATGTTTCAAAAAGACTTGCTCCAATCTGGTATTATCTACATGAGAAAAGAGGATAACACTGCTTTTCGCTTCTTTGGCAAGAAAATCTGCATGCATATTCTTATACCTACGAATTTGAAAATACTAAACCCGCGAAACCGTTACGTAGGAAGCAAAAAAAGATTAACTCGAAAGAAAAAACCGACCATTAATAGGATTACCAATCATTTCCATCAAATCTGAATATTGTAGAAATATGCGAATCTCATAGTTACATAGTGCAATTTTTTTTTTGAAATTGCATTTTAAAGTTGCGATAAAAAGATGAAAGAAGAAGATCAATGTTAGTGATGGTCTTCTATAGCTAAAAGTGTTTGATTACTACAATTCTTTTTCAAATCAAAATCTACATTTGTAATTATAAAAGTCTTACTTGAGTGCAGATTCAAGAAATACTTCTTGACAAAACATCGTCATTAGTAACATCCCACACACTCTAACCCATCTCACAAAATCAGAACGCCATAACAAGTCAAAACATTAACTATGTACACTCTCACATCAACAATTTACTCAACCCTGTTTCCACAAATTCCTTACTAATAAATAATATCTTACGCATCTAAAAACTCAAAAACATGAATCCCAACCGATCACAAAATAAAGCCTTACAACCACAGCCACAAGCATCAATGTATGTTTTACCCCTACAAAAAAACATAGACCACAATAATTTACAATATCAAAAATATAAATAAAAGACAGCATCACTCACCCACCGAAGACCACAAAACCCAATACACAACAATTAAACAGCTTCCCCAACAACAAAGTTTACAGCTAATACTTTTAATAGGCAAATGATCTCCTAAATTGTTTATGACTTATTATCTACGAACATACATGATACATCTACAATAAGTCCATTCAATTTTAAAAAAAAACCAACTCGATAAACCAATTTTATTTATTTCGTGATATGCCCCAAAACTGCTCTCGGCACCAATTTGTTGAATTGATCATTAAAACCATATGCTATTTCTTTTTGGCTTAAACAAATTTTTTTTTTGAAACATTATACAACCTAAATAACTTCAAAACAAAATTGTCACTAACCACCATAAATGGATAAAAAACAATTTTGAAATCATTAAAAATACACATACGAACCCGGCGCGTAGCGCCGGAATGCCACTAGTTATTAAATAACCTTGTGATTAACCAAAATATCATTATTTATGTGTCATTCTTAGAATCCTTCTCATAGCCATAAACAAAATGCCCTTCTTTCATTATATTAATTACATAAAATGCCATTACCATCCAACTTTGGTGTAACTATAATAAAAATCATACAGCTTAGTTATTGATTGGTATATACTATGTCATAAAGCTTTTTTTTTTTAAATGCAGAAATTAAAACCATTTAAAGAGTTTCCATTCACAAATAATTTTTTCTCTAATGGTTTGTCCCCAAACATATACTCGAAAAGCTCTTCAAATATCAACTTCTTACCCATGACTAACAGATAAAAGAATCGCATACAAGCCATAGACAGCCTACCCATGAACAAAAAATAGAATAATTCATAGATAAACAAACTTTCAAGTATAGTTATTGTTTACAATTATTTTTTTAAATAGTTTCTCTTAAATTTTATCTTTCGAACATTACACGTATTCAAATATTTTGTAACATATGTGAGAAAAAAGCTTCTTTATTCGAGTAAGCCTACTCATGAACAATTCGTCAATAATATGTTTTAAAAGTATTCAATTTTCGCTTTTCTAAACTTTTTTCTTCCTAACATTTTGTCTACACGTATTCAAATGCTTCCTAACATATGTGAGAAAACAATTTTTTTTTCAAGTAAGCCTAGTTATGAACATTTAGACAATACTGTTTTAAAAGATTAATTATTATGTTAGTTTCTATAGTTAGGTAGCACAAATATTCATAGGGACAATTTGGTTAAATGTATATTTATAAGTGTAAATTTATTATTTATAAGTTCTATATAAAATATTGCTACTCCCTCCGTTTCACTTTGTTTGTCACTTTAGGTTTATGCACACAAATTAAGAAAACATTTAATTTTGCATATTTCCAAAATAAAAACATCATTACATATACACTTAACCATATTTCAACCAATAGAAAAATAAAATGGAAAATATTATTATTAAATTTTGCATTGTAAACATAAGACGACACTTAAAATGAAACAAAAATTTTAACTCTAAAATGACAAATAATACGAAAAGGAGGGAGTATATTATTTCATAGAAGTTATCATACATTATATTTTTTTTTAATTAAAAACTGATGGGGTTTTGACTATATACATATGATTCATGTTTTTATAAGATTCATGTTCTTTACGATTCATAAATGATACATGACAGTTTTTTGGGACTGGGAAATATAAACTATTCATAATTATGTTCTTCTATAAAACTTTCTTACGTGACATTTATTTTGATTAATATTTTGTATTTTTATGGGATACATGACATTTATTTTGGGAATCATCAATATAAACGGTTTTATATTGTAAAATCAAAATGTCGAAATTTATGGAATATCTTGCATGATTGTAAAATACATCCAAAACGGAATTACATATTAATTTTTTTTTACAATCCCTTAACTTTTGCAACAAGACTTTTAGATTTCTAAATTATCTTAAATGGTGACAGACATTAAATTTGGAAATTTATATTATTCTTTTTCGATTAAGCTTAAAGTCAAATATCATTTTATAGATTTACTTTATTTTCTCCCCTTGCATATAATACTTTCTATAATTCTCTGAAAACCTACGATTTTAATGTTATACGAAATTAATAGGATTGTCTGATATTTATATTCACAAGTGATAGTGTTTTGACTATATATACGATTCATATTGTTATAATATCTTCTTTACGATTCATGAACGATAGATGACATTTTTTAGGGACTGAAATATATAAATTATTTATAATTATGTTCTTCTATAATTATTTGGTTTGTGACATGTATTTTGGTTGATACTTAGAGACGATTATATATGTGAATAAAATTTATTTTCGGAGTGGACAATATAAATTGTGTTATATTGTAAAATCAAAATGTCATATATAAAAAATTTATAAGCAATTCCACAAAATACATTCAAATGGTGACAGACATTAAATTTGCAAATTTTTTAATTCTTTCCGATTTATTTTAAGAAAAATATCATTTTTAATGTAGAATTCTTTAATGTTCGCCCTATGCATATAATACTTTCTAGTTTTGAAAGTATTTTAAATGACTAGCATTTAATATGACTATCAGCTTTATCTCATACCCCCTCGAGACTTTTTAGTAAAAATATTTTTTAAAATAAAAGATATATTAAAAGACGTCAATATGTATTTTGAGTCATAATCGATATTAAGGTTCAACAATGGGCCTCTTTTACAAATTCGAGTCTTAACCAGCCCACTAAATTTGTAAATTCATATTATTTACTTCTTTTTTTTCAACCTAATATTATTTACTTCAATTTATTTTTATTCTTTTTACAATTTTACATACTCCAGAACCGGTATAATTTTAATAAAATATAACGTTACAATTTTGTTAATAGGACAGTTACTATTTTTCTACCATAATAAGAATATCGTTATCCGGTTACCCGAGTTCACTAAAAACTCCAGTAAACTTCCAATCTCAAATTGTTTTTCTTTGTATCAATCTGTATATCAAACATGTATTTCTGCTAATATATACCATGTATAATATGTCACTTTTTCTACCTTTTCAATATCTATAGAGTCAAAATTTATAAATTTTTTAAGTTCATTCACCCCGCGCATGGTGCGGGTCATCACCTAGTTATATGTATATAGGATATGTCGTATATGTTCTACACATTAAACAAAGCAAGTTAACCAATATCTCCTTTCAAGAACCACCACTGGTTCCACATGGAAGAATTAACCAGGATTTTTCTTTGGATTATTTGGTATATTTGGAAAAGCCGGAATGAAAAATTGTTTAATGGACGTGATTTTTCACGTATAGATACGCTCGATCTGGCGACACGAGAATGCAATGCATGGTTCTTGGCCAATGAAGAGATCGAACCATGAGAAAGCACTATAGAATATATACCAAGTACCCCTCCTAACGTACCTATATTCATATATTAGTGGATGGATTGTGGAAGAATGAGGAAACCACAAGTGGTATAGGTTGGATCTTACAGCTTCAAGATGGATCAATAGATCTTCTCAGGCTTCAAGGATGCCATAAGCAAATCTCACCGTTACACACTGAACTAAAAAGTTTGGTTTGGGCTTTAAAATGCTTACTTCAACATCAGCGGTATTGCAACTATTTTGCTACTGACTCCCAGGAGTTAGTCAAAATGATAACTACACCTGAAGACTGGCAAACATTTACAACTAAGCTTAATGAGTTTAAAATTCTATGGGCGTCCTACCAAGATGGACAAGTGGTCTATAAGGACAGTTCCAGTAACACCCAAGCAGATTTAAGACATGCTTGAACAAGAAGAAAGCGTGTTTTCTCATATGTTAACATGACGCTGCCACACTGGATTGACACTAGCAATTAGACTTTTTCCGATTCGTACTAATAATTATCTTTGTATTTTTATCGTGATTAAAAAAAAAAGAAGTTAAACAATATCTAAACTATATTGAAAAATGCATTTAACCACACGGATGTAGAGATGGCAATTGTAGACGTGGACCGCGGGCCTACTCCAAAAAATTTCACTGCGGGTCGGGTTTGGGCCATAATATATAAAGCCCATAAAATAGTGGGCTTACTTGATGAAAATTTTGATCAACATTTTGATTAAACCTTTGAAAATTTTTCCATTCAAGCTCGGATTTTTTTTTTCGAATTATTCTCGATTATTGTACTAATCTTTGTTTTTATGTTTTTTTTTAATATATGTTTTAAAAGTTATCTTTTAATATGTTTTATTTAATAAATTAAAATTTCATTAAATATTTTTTTTAAGAATCCCTAATTAAGAAACTCCCACTGCACTGCTCAAAATGAGAGTTTCTTAACTAAAATTCTTAACTTCACTTAAATACATTTAAAGTATAAAATAATCATTAAAAATTTTACTTAAGGATCATGAACATGCTCTAGGGTGACAGCTAGTCAGCGACTAATTATTTTGAGATGTAATAAATGGAAAAGAATGAATCAACTCCTATTTAATGATTATATGATCACACAAGCGTTTCAAGATATGTTCTCTACCTGTTTCCGTTCAAAGTCAAAATATTTTGATCTAAAAAAGGAAGTAACGGAAAAAAAAAAAAACATTACAGTTTCTGTACCTTTCTTCTATCGTCCATCTTTCTCAAACACAAAAAACGTCTCATATTTCTCTCTCGCTTTCCTCTCTGCCTCTCCTTTTCTCTCTTCGCCGTGAATGGCAACTCATGGGGCGGCTCAGCCTTCGACAAAGAAACGAAGCTTTCTCCTCCGTGATTTCTTTAAACTTTTCCGAGCAATCTCAAGAGTTTTGCCTCGTGAAAAGTCTAACCATATCCATAAGGCCAGTAAACACGAACGAAAGCTCCGCACCAAATCCAAAGATCACGAAGAACAGATTTTCAACGTCTCTGATGATCCTAACGCGTTCCGTTTCCAGGTAATGATATTACAATTCACAAATATAATATAATTGTTTCAAAGTTTTGGGTAGATGAATGCAATATATTTTTGGATCTGTAATGGTTAGAGAACGTGAGAAGTTCTGAGAGGGGACTAGTTTAACCTACTCTTGTTCCTCGTCCGAAAAAGATTCATGTCACTGACATATGTTGATCCATTTCTTAGGAATCAAAGCCGGTGGCTAACAAGGTGGAAGGTGCAAATTTTTGCAAGGTTCGTAGCTATAGATTCGACAACAGCGCGAGTTTCGTGGGGAGAAGGAAGCCGTCATCTCTTTCAAGAAGTTGTAGCCAGAACACGGCCACGACGAATCCGAATCTTACGATGCGGAGTTTGTCTTTTATAGGGAGGAGCAACAGCAGCAGCAACAAGACGGATCCAAATGGATTTATGCCGACACTTATGAGATCGACGACCACGGTTCCAAGGAGCTTAGCAAACCCAATCTTATACTCGAGCTCGTCCGCGAAAGTGGCTAAACCTCAAGCAACGGAGAAGAAACTAAGCTGCACGCTCGAGGAGCTATGCAACGGATGCACTAAGAAGATTAAGATCAAGAGAGATGTGATTACAACCTCAGGGTTTGCTTCTTTCACCAAAAAAAAAAAAAAAAGCTCAATTTTGGATATACGAGTCCTTTTGAAAAACAAGACTAACTAAGATTTAACTTTGTTGTGTAGGCAACTGAGCGAGGAGGAAGAGACGGTGGAAATAAAAGTGAAACCAGGATGGAAAGGAGGAACCAAAGTAACATTTGAAGGAAAAGGAAACGAAGCAATGGGGAGTGTACCGGCTGATTTGACATTCGTGATAATCGAGAAAGAGCATGGGGTGTTTAAAAGAGAAGGAGATGACCTTGAAATGGTGGTGGAAGTCTCTCTACTCGAAGCTTTAACGGGATTCGAGTTCTGTGTTGCCTTACCTGATGGTGACAACATGAGTTTGAAGATAAAAGATGTTATTCACCCTGGATATGTCACAGTGGTTCAAGGAAAAGGTATGCCAAATCCAAAGGAGGGAGGGAAGAAGAGAGGAGATTTGAGAGTTTGGTTTCGGACTAAGTTCCCACAACAACTTACAGATGATCAAAGGGCAGAGATTCAGAGCATTCTTCAAGAAGACTCTTCTTGATTGCGTTTGCTGTTACAATCTTTCTTTCCCTTTTTTTATTTAGGGGAGGCTTTTACAACATGGTTAGATAAAAAAAAAAAAAATCCAAAGAGACTCTGTACTTTTGTCATCTAAGTTTGTAAACAACCAAGTTGAAAAGAAGAAACCACTTATTTATAGACTTTCAATATTCATCAACACCAAAACATACAACAAAAAAAACCTAATCGAAGAGAATGTGTGTGTAGTTCTTTTATCTTCAACCTTTTAAGATAAACCTAAAATGACTCGGAATATTTCGAGTATATTGCTGTTGACAAGCGCCTTTAACAATCTAAGCTTTCCTGTAGAGTAGGGTGGATACCTGATTGCTGCATCACCTATAAAGCTTTTGTAGAGAACAGCCTTCTTGTGACTAAAAGCATCAAATGAGAACTTACCATGGTAAGAACCCATTCCACTTTCACCGACTCCTCCGAATGGCAATGTGGGAACTGCAAGCTGCACAATATCGGATATGTTTGGATGTTAATACATTATTATTATTATTATAATGATAATTAAACAATTGCTTGGATAGAGCGATTGTTTTTACATGAACAGCTATGTCGTTGACCACGATGCCTCCAGCAGAAACTGTCAAGGCAAATCTCTCTTTCAACTTCTGGTTTTGGGTAAACAAATATGCAGCAAGTGGCTTAGGTCGAGAACGAATCACGTCAAAACACTCTTCCAAGTTGTTGAGCTGTGCGGAACAAAATAGATCGTTAAATATGCCTTTTGAAACATAATCAAATGAAGCAGAGCCTCCATAGATTAACAAATGGTTCTTACCGTGATGATTGGAAGGAGAGGGCCAAATATTTCTTCACTCATTATCTGAGAATCTAATGGCACGTCGACCAAAATTGTTGGAGCAATTTTTCTGAAGGATGGAGAAAAAAAGATTAACAAAAGGGAAATGATGTCATCCATCGTCAATATAAAGAGGAACTCACAGCTTGTCTCTGTTCTTTTGACCCCCATAGACGATTTTGTCAGAAACTTCCTTCTCCTCTAACATCTTAGACAGGCGATCAAAGTGATTCGAGTTTACAATTCGTGACATATCTTTGGACTCCATAGGGTTCTTCCCATAAAATGCCTCCAATTCTTGCTTCAGTGCATCAATCTTGGGCAGAGAAAAGATAAAGGTCAAATTAAAAACGTGCAGCCAAAATCAATCTTAAGTTTCTTCACCGTACCACTTTTGGAGAAAATTCTTTTGTTGTCAAGATGTAGTCTGGAGAAATGCATGCCTGTCCATTGTTGCAACCCCATTTGCCTGCAATTATCCGTTTGGCAGTAATCTTCGCAGCAAAAAGAAGAATAAAAATATATCACTTTCAGCCTCTAAACAAAGGAAATGCAACAATGCCTCTAGATAAACAAGTCAGAGGATGAATCTAGGAAAAGGAGTATTTTCAGTACTTTCAGATTGGTGTCTGAGTCTATAACAACAGGAGATTTTCCTCCAAGCTCCAGGACAAC
Coding sequences within:
- the LOC106343133 gene encoding protein psi1-like: MATHGAAQPSTKKRSFLLRDFFKLFRAISRVLPREKSNHIHKASKHERKLRTKSKDHEEQIFNVSDDPNAFRFQESKPVANKVEGANFCKVRSYRFDNSASFVGRRKPSSLSRSCSQNTATTNPNLTMRSLSFIGRSNSSSNKTDPNGFMPTLMRSTTTVPRSLANPILYSSSSAKVAKPQATEKKLSCTLEELCNGCTKKIKIKRDVITTSGQLSEEEETVEIKVKPGWKGGTKVTFEGKGNEAMGSVPADLTFVIIEKEHGVFKREGDDLEMVVEVSLLEALTGFEFCVALPDGDNMSLKIKDVIHPGYVTVVQGKGMPNPKEGGKKRGDLRVWFRTKFPQQLTDDQRAEIQSILQEDSS
- the LOC106343132 gene encoding aldehyde dehydrogenase family 3 member H1-like — protein: MVKVFQAADATDLVTELRRSFDDGVTRGYEWRVTQLKKLLLICDNHEPEIVSALHDDLGKPELESSVYEVALLRNSINLAVKQLKDWMAPDKAKTSLTTFPASAEIVYEPLGVVLVISAWNYPFLLSIDPVIGAISAGNAVVLKPSELAPASSSLLAKLLEQYLDSSAVRVVEGAVTETTLLLEQKWDKIFYTGSSRIGRIIMMAAAKHLTPVVLELGGKSPVVIDSDTNLKITAKRIIAGKWGCNNGQACISPDYILTTKEFSPKVIDALKQELEAFYGKNPMESKDMSRIVNSNHFDRLSKMLEEKEVSDKIVYGGQKNRDKLKIAPTILVDVPLDSQIMSEEIFGPLLPIITLNNLEECFDVIRSRPKPLAAYLFTQNQKLKERFALTVSAGGIVVNDIAVHLAVPTLPFGGVGESGMGSYHGKFSFDAFSHKKAVLYKSFIGDAAIRYPPYSTGKLRLLKALVNSNILEIFRVILGLS